From the Castor canadensis chromosome 9, mCasCan1.hap1v2, whole genome shotgun sequence genome, one window contains:
- the LOC141410766 gene encoding uncharacterized protein: MGQGQTTPKSLILSHFSEVKERALSAGLDIKKGKFDTFCSAEWPTYGVGWPIQGSLSLDLITKVKAVIFQPDNRGHPDQVPYILVWEDLVRSPPPWLTVFLTHPSSSAPGAKTPVTPALVIKEEEKLPLPTLTGPKIRASPLPSPVLPESSPLYPSLAGAEEDRPPPYVTPPGQASAPEEEISSSSSTGLAAGGGMGRRLRPRGIREREGEDGPSSSTHGEETVPTLPVRMISWSPSCIHTAPLGMTVISCSILFLRWRNESASSTMRGRTSWGIMGDPQLSNRP, from the exons atgggacagggacaaacaaccccaaagtctctgatcctttctcacttttcagaagttaaagaaagagccTTAAGTGCGGGTCTGgacatcaagaaaggtaagttcgacaccttttgttctgcagagtggcccacttatggagtcgggtggcccattcaaggttccctctccctagatctgatcactaaggttaaagcagtcatttttcagccagacaatcgaggccatccagaccaagttccttacattttggtttgggaggatctggtgaggagccctcccccttggttaacagtttttctgacccacccctccagttcggcccctggggctaaaaccccagtcacgcccgccttggtcataaaggaggaggaaaaacttcctcttcccaccttgaccggtcctaaaattagggcatctcctttaccatctccggtcttaccagagagttcccccctttacccatccctcgcaggggcagaggaagatcggccgcctccatacgtgactccccctggccaagccagtgccccggaggaggaaatttcctcatcctcctcaacaggactggcagctggaggaggaatgggtcgaagacttcgcccccgagggatccgggaaagggagggggaagacgggccctcctcatcaacacatggggaggaaactgtccctacacttccagtccggatg atctcttggagtccatcatgcatacacaccgccccacttgggatgactgtcatcagctgctcaatactctttttacgatggaggaacgagagcgcatcctcaacgatgcgaggaagaacgtcttgggggataatgggagacccacaactctccaaccggccatag